Proteins encoded together in one Penicillium digitatum chromosome 1, complete sequence window:
- a CDS encoding Methionine aminopeptidase → MAEVANRKCRGVDCPNDAGTLQCPTCLKSGTDSFFCSQDCFKRSWSEHKSIHKKTTGTFNPYPSFPYSGSLRPVYPLSAKRTVPKAIPHPDYARDGIPRSEQKLIGRHNITILNKKEQEGMRKVCRLAREVLDAAARELKPGITTDYLDEVVHKACIERDSYPSPLNYMNFPKSVCTSVNETICHGIPDQRPLQDGDIVNIDVTLYHNGFHGDINETYYVGDKALANPDAVRVVETARECLDQSIDLVKPGMLFRDPGTVIEKLAKSRNCSVVKSYCGHGINQLFHCAPNIPHYAKNKAVGTAKPGMCFTIEPMINIGTHRDRTWPDDWTSTTQDGSLSAQFEHTLLVTEDGVEVLTARLADSPGGPVPMPSTA, encoded by the exons ATGGCTGAAGTTGCCAATCGCAAATGCCGGGGTGTTGACTGCCCTAACGACGCAGGCACCCTACAATGTCCGACATGTCTCAAGAGCGGCACGGACAGTTTTTTCTGTTCGCAGGACTGTTTCAAACGAAGCTGG AGCGAACATAAGAGCATTCACAAAAAGA CCACCGGGACCTTCAATCCCTACCCATCCTTCCCTTACAGCGGTTCTTTGAGGCCAGTATATCCGCTGTCCGCCAAACGAACGGTTCCCAAGGCGATCCCACACCCGGACTATGCCCGCGATGGTATTCCCCGCTCCGAGCAAAAGCTTATCGGTCGTCATAACATCACCATCTTGAATAAGAAGGAGCAAGAGGGTATGCGCAAGGTTTGCCGATTGGCTCGTGAGGTTTTGGATGCTGCTGCACGTGAATTGAAGCCTGGCATCACAACGGACTACCTCGACGAGGTTGTCCACAAGGCTTGTATCGAGCGTGAT TCCTACCCCTCACCGCTGAACTACATGAACTTCCCCAAGTCCGTATGTACCTCGGTCAACGAGACCATCTGCCACGGTATTCCCGATCAACGGCCCTTGCAGGACGGAGACATTGTCAACATCGATGTCACTCTGTATCACAATGGATTCCACGGCGATATCAACGAGACCTACTATGTTGGAGACAAGGCACTTGCGAACCCCGACGCCGTCCGAGTGGTGGAAACCGCACGTGAATGCTTAGATCAGTCAATTGACCTCGTCAAGCCTGGCATGCTGTTCCGCGACCCTGGCACTGTCATTGAGAAGCTCGCCAAGAGCCGTAACTGCAGTGTCGTTAAAAGCTACTGCGGCCACGGTATCAACCAGCTGTTCCACTGTGCGCCCAACATTCCTCATTACGCTAAGAACAAGGCTGTGGGCACTGCCAAGCCTGGTATGTGCTTCACGATTGAGCCCATGATCAACATTGGTACTCACCGTGACCGCACTTGGCCCGACGACTGGACCAGCACCACCCAAGACGGATCTTTGTCGGCCCAGTTCGAGCATACCCTTCTCGTGACTGAGGATGGTGTCGAGGTGCTGACTGCCCGTCTGGCTGACTCACCTGGTGGGCCAGTTCCTATGCCTTCGACGGCATAA
- a CDS encoding Recoverin yields the protein MSDSRSGPVSLARYRPILYLFTGIAAAYAIIYVHNNVLSQPSSTSLRRRNAVRRTRPTEAEEPEITDTPSYRAITHLEQLERQNGVYGTFRIETEDGRRVESGLLPSLLATRDQLMEEVGVPPAHAERMREMMEDTFLESFLALDFPSAHILPENTRERTYLTEQLQHRGISRAGIERALIRFNGDANYGEELRRRRQNGERVTLSTSTFPDVSAPPQNLDGGETVVDDQSVFSWRDGNNDPSNREGQNLLNLLYHIAEDQARRDGYIHRGVTCNSCGAMPIQGIRYRCANCIDYDLCETCEAMQVHIKTHLFYKVRIPAPFLGSPRQSQPVWYPGKPSMLPRSLPRPLAKRLMKDCNFENTELDALWDQFRCLANYEWADDPNKLHMAIDRKTFDRCFVPNTSIRPPPPSLIYDRMFAFYDTNGDNLIGFEEFLQGLASLNNNSNDERLRRVFRGYDIDGDGFVERKDFLRVFRAYYALSRELTRDMVAGMEDDFLEGGARDVVLGSQPISSAFPGSIPSGERSRTGEGKRMNPEGDMEIVDNEGILRQDGDDTGDRHLVVGDAAVRSQFSRMRPLFPSTLRLAPTETAPRPSDAIEGRPNDNDEEGEDGASETSGSDQSSSSVASGTWPAEHILEEDIIEALGSYIPAREITDPIDRARVADAVGHRMREDDQRRVFDARQRGIDERWRRRAFYTDEEDGATVPEGYERDPAIDDSSDEDPDESESRPPSFRSRSSSKVRFQDDLNDAEYDIRSNQSTSSRSFPVGERWGGFEIPEIEKDVGKEILYQVTQQGFNELLDILFKPKEDLLMEVHRTRAERKVWAREIELAGKEDPSKRTATEIIPAEEELEETINDRPLDDLLQRAGYGIQSPVLASVSTGPALAPSLLGPTASDGDGDEDEYEDDDDVRPTHLANPGEETGFGRARPFDESDTSSATSSDYDHEVATSQAHGAEPSSPIVENETLYYDITLPQHRPDDPSMVAPEVIDDIDFDPEESPTTSTTPDLPPQFRLQPGTTSLPAPFSPHSSPEAEATAPKLPPSPMQPLPPPHRVYDQPHEAPAPRRPSPRTLARWVYLDQVERENKERGNGARLNFEEFSRRMAADRGRRLAFVASWIEMASF from the coding sequence ATGTCTGACTCGCGCTCAGGGCCAGTCTCGCTTGCACGATATCGACCTATCCTCTATCTCTTTACTGGTATTGCTGCTGCTTATGCGATTATCTACGTACACAATAATGTTCTTTCGCAGCCATCATCAACTTCACTTCGACGTCGAAATGCTGTGCGCCGCACGAGACCAACCGAAGCTGAAGAACCTGAGATTACTGATACTCCGTCCTATCGAGCCATCACCCACCTTGAACAACTAGAGCGTCAGAACGGGGTATATGGGACATTTCGCATTGAGACGGAGGACGGGCGTCGCGTGGAGAGCGGTCTTCTTCCCTCCCTCCTCGCAACACGCGACCAGCTGATGGAAGAGGTTGGGGTCCCGCCTGCCCATGCAGAGCGCATGCGTGAGATGATGGAAGATACGTTTCTGGAATCCTTCCTTGCCCTCGATTTCCCATCTGCGCACATCCTTCCCGAAAACACCCGAGAACGAACATACTTGACAGAGCAACTTCAACACCGAGGTATCTCCCGAGCTGGTATCGAAAGGGCTCTCATCCGGTTCAACGGAGATGCGAATTACGGGGAGGAGTTGCGTCGGCGACGACAGAATGGTGAACGTGTCACTCTCTCAACCTCTACCTTCCCAGATGTGTCTGCGCCCCCACAAAATCTTGACGGAGGTGAGACGGTGGTGGATGACCAAAGTGTCTTCTCATGGCGTGACGGAAACAATGATCCTTCTAATAGGGAAGGCCAAAACCTGCTCAATCTACTCTACCACATTGCTGAAGATCAGGCGCGGAGAGACGGCTATATCCACCGCGGAGTTACTTGCAACAGCTGCGGTGCCATGCCGATTCAGGGTATCAGATACCGATGTGCCAATTGCATTGACTACGATTTGTGTGAGACGTGCGAGGCAATGCAGGTCCACATCAAGACACATTTGTTTTACAAAGTGCGGATTCCAGCCCCATTCCTAGGAAGCCCTCGTCAATCTCAGCCTGTGTGGTATCCTGGAAAGCCTTCAATGCTCCCACGCAGTCTCCCCCGCCCTCTTGCGAAACGTCTGATGAAAGACTGCAATTTCGAAAACACTGAGCTTGATGCACTTTGGGATCAGTTCCGCTGTTTGGCCAATTATGAGTGGGCGGACGACCCGAACAAGTTGCATATGGCGATCGATCGCAAAACCTTCGACCGATGCTTTGTGCCTAATACTTCTATCCGGCCACCGCCTCCGAGTCTCATTTACGACCGAATGTTCGCATTTTATGACACCAATGGCGACAATCTTATCGGATTTGAAGAATTTCTTCAAGGCTTGGCCAGTCTCAACAATAATAGCAATGATGAACGGCTGCGACGTGTATTCCGGGGCTACGACATTGATGGGGATGGCTTCGTCGAACGCAAGGACTTCCTTCGAGTTTTCAGGGCATACTATGCGCTGAGCCGGGAGCTTACAAGGGACATGGTTGCTGGCATGGAAGATGACTTCTTAGAGGGTGGAGCCCGTGACGTGGTTCTCGGTAGCCAGCCTATCAGCTCTGCATTCCCTGGCAGCATCCCTTCAGGTGAACGTTCTCGTACAGGCGAAGGCAAGCGCATGAATCCTGAGGGAGACATGGAAATCGTCGACAATGAAGGAATCTTGCGACAGGACGGAGACGATACTGGTGATCGACATTTGGTCGTGGGTGATGCTGCCGTCAGATCACAGTTCAGTCGGATGAGACCATTATTTCCATCCACACTACGATTAGCACCCACCGAGACTGCTCCTCGCCCGTCGGATGCCATAGAGGGTCGCCCAAATGACAATGATGAAGAAGGCGAAGATGGTGCTAGCGAGACTAGTGGGTCAGACCAATCTAGTTCGTCCGTGGCCAGTGGCACTTGGCCAGCTGAACACATCCTCGAAGAAGATATCATCGAAGCACTTGGGTCCTATATTCCCGCTCGAGAAATCACGGATCCAATTGATCGGGCTCGTGTCGCGGATGCTGTTGGTCACAGAATGCGCGAAGATGACCAGAGACGTGTGTTTGACGCTCGTCAACGTGGAATCGACGAGCGTTGGAGGCGTCGGGCTTTCTATacagacgaagaagatggcgCCACTGTCCCTGAGGGATATGAACGGGATCCAGCTATCGATGACTCCAGCGATGAAGACCCAGATGAATCCGAATCGCGCCCACCCTCTTTCCGTTCGCGGTCCTCGTCCAAGGTGCGATTTCAGGATGATCTCAATGACGCAGAGTACGACATTCGATCTAACCAATCAACCTCGTCGCGGAGTTTCCCTGTTGGCGAGCGATGGGGTGGCTTTGAAATCCCAGAGATTGAGAAAGACGTCGGGAAAGAAATCTTGTATCAAGTCACACAACAGGGATTTAACGAGCTTCTAGATATTCTGTTCAAGCCAAAAGAGGACCTCTTGATGGAGGTCCATCGTACGCGAGCTGAACGCAAGGTCTGGGCTCGGGAGATTGAACTCGCAGGAAAAGAGGACCCCTCAAAACGCACTGCAACTGAGATCATTCCAGCTGAGGAGGAACTCGAGGAGACTATCAATGACCGACCACTTGATGATCTATTACAGCGCGCTGGTTACGGAATTCAGAGCCCAGTCCTGGCGTCTGTCAGTACCGGACCAGCATTAGCTCCGTCGTTGCTGGGCCCCACCGCCTCAGATGGTgatggcgatgaagatgaatacgaggatgatgacgacgTGCGACCAACTCATCTCGCCAATCCCGGAGAAGAAACTGGATTTGGGAGAGCGCGGCCCTTTGACGAATCCGACACATCGTCTGCCACTTCGTCTGATTACGACCATGAGGTCGCTACCTCTCAAGCACATGGTGCGGAGCCATCCAGTCCGATTGTTGAAAATGAAACCCTTTACTACGACATAACCCTTCCACAGCATCGTCCTGACGATCCATCCATGGTGGCCCCAGAAGTGATCGATGACATAGACTTCGACCCCGAAGAATCACCCACTACAAGCACAACCCCTGATCTCCCTCCTCAGTTCCGACTCCAGCCCGGAACCACCTCCCTCCCCGCCCCATTTTCTCCCCACTCCTCTCCAGAAGCCGAAGCCACAGCCCCCAAGCTTCCTCCCTCTCCTATGCAACCACTTCCACCCCCTCACCGCGTTTATGACCAGCCTCATGAAGCTCCTGCCCCACGCCGACCTTCACCCCGGACTCTAGCCCGGTGGGTCTATTTGGACCAGGTCGAACGTGAGAACAAGGAGCGTGGCAACGGTGCGAGACTCAACTTTGAAGAATTCTCACGTCGTATGGCTGCTGATCGGGGGCGCCGACTGGCATTTGTGGCCAGTTGGATTGAGATGGCTAGCTTTTGA
- a CDS encoding MFS multidrug transporter, putative: MAPETSPTENSPLLGSASANGIVSNGTIADHHVELGDPVQTEERGKEPFYDAQKQLKYIVPAVSLGIFLSAADQTIIMASYGQIGSDLQALNLTSWIATSYFLTLTSFQPLYGKLSDIFGRKPCLLFAYAIFGIGCLGCGLARNINELIAARVFQGIGGGGMTTVVSILMSDLVPLRDRGLWQGIINIIYATGAGTGAPLGGILSDYIGWRWAFLTQFPLCIIAFIAVSFLLELPARESAHWKTKLRRIDFLGAVVLVGAVLGFLIGLDRGSNVSWKLPLTIASLGVSAVLFVVFILVEIYLAAEPFAPGHIIFNRTFFACYSCNFFSFGGWIAALFYIPLYFQAVDGVSATTAGLRLLPSILSGVFGSVFAGLLMKWSGKYYWLTVAAYAFLTTGVLCIYLFSGGVMTSIVPMICGMVMSAFGNGIGVTTTLIGLISNAPHEDQAVVTACSYLFRSLGSVIGLSLSSTVVQQVLRNRLQSGLRDSKNIDQIVEGVRESLDFIKTLDPATARIVRDSYGWSTNKGFAFLVCVVFFALLSSYFIRESKLNR, encoded by the exons ATGGCTCCAGAGACGTCCCCTACCGAGAATTCCCCATTGCTGGGATCCGCGTCGGCCAACGGCATTGTATCCAACGGCACGATTGCCGATCACCATGTGGAATTAGGGGATCCAGTCCAGACAGAGGAGCGAGGCAAAGAGCCGTTCTATGATGCGCAGAAGCAGCTTAAATACATTGTGCCTGCCGTCTCGCTTGGA ATCTTTTTGTCAGCGGCAGATCAGACAATTATCATGGCCAGTTATGGTCAGATTGGTAGCGATCTCCAAGCTCTCAACCTTACCAGCTGGATTGCTACTTCTTACTTCCTCACGTTAACCTCTTTCCAGCCTTTATACGGCAAGCTGAGCGATATCTTTGGTCGAAAGCCTTGTCTACTCTTTGCATATGCAATTTTTGGTATTGGATGCTTGGGCTGCGGTCTGGCTCGGAACATCAATGAATTGATTGCTGCTCGT GTCTTCCAAGgcattggtggtggtggtatgaCCACTGTCGTCAGCATTTTGATGAGTGATCTTGTTCCTCTTCGTGATCGAGGTCTGTGGCAAGgcatcatcaatatcatATATGCCACAGGTGCCGGTACCGGTGCACCCTTGGGTGGAATTCTCTCCGATTACATTGGCTGGCGCTG GGCATTCTTAACGCAATTTCCTCTCTGCATTATTGCATTCATTGCTGTATCGTTCCTACTCGAGCTGCCCGCTCGTGAGAGCGCCCACTGGAAGACCAAGCTACGGCGCATCGATTTCCTTGGCGCCGTAGTCCTGGTTGGCGCCGTTCTTGGTTTCCTAATTGGTCTTGATCGTGGTAGCAATGTTTCATGGAAATTACCCCTGACAATTGCCTCGCTAGGTGTCTCCGCTGTCTTGTTTGTAGTCTTTATCCTAGTGGAGATCTACCTCGCAGCCGAACCTTTTGCGCCTGGTCATATCATCTTCAACCGAACCTTCTTTGCTTGCTACAGCTGCAACTTCTTCAGCTTTGGGGGATGGATTGCCGCCCTGTTTTATATTCCTCTATACTTCCAAGCAGTAGATGGTGTCTCTGCCACGACTGCAGGGCTGCGCTTATTGCCGTCCATTCTATCTGGTGTCTTTGGATCCGTGTTTGCAGGCTTGTTGATGAAATGGAGTGGCAAGTATTACTGGCTGACAGTTGCTGCATATGCTTTCCTGACAACTGGTGTGCTCTGTATTTACCTGTTCTCCGGTGGTGTGATGACTAGCATAGTTCCGATGATCTGCGGAATGGTAATGTCAGCTTTCGGCAATGGCATTGGTGTCACTACAACCTTAATCGGTTTGA TATCGAATGCTCCTCATGAAGATCAGGCGGTCGTCACAGCATGCTCATATCTGTTCCGCTCATTGGGATCCGTGATTGGTCTCTCTCTATCATCAACTGTCGTTCAGCAAGTCTTACGGAATCGATTGCAATCGGGGCTACGGGACAGTAAGAACATCGatcagattgttgaaggagTGCGAGAAAGTCTGGATTTCATCAAAACCCTCGACCCAGCAACCGCCAGGATTGTCCGAGACTCATATGGCTGGTCCACCAACAAGGGATTCGCGTTTTTGGTTTGTGTGGTGTTCTTTGCTTTGTTGAGCAGCTATTTCATCCGGGAAAGCAAACTCAACCGCTGA
- a CDS encoding Dehydrogenase, E1 component gives MVTPEHHDVVQAFDKAIDSALTQMGLDRATFSYTEVNIDVNGTSKQPDWGLGPRRVPRGTNRWPTVVAEIAISQTRARLQRDIELWLDPSRGNANIAIAIKASRT, from the coding sequence ATGGTCACCCCAGAACATCACGACGTGGTTCAGGCTTTTGATAAAGCCATTGATAGTGCTCTTACACAGATGGGGCTTGACAGGGCAACTTTTTCCTACACCGAAGTCAACATCGATGTTAATGGCACGTCGAAACAGCCAGACTGGGGGTTGGGCCCCAGACGAGTCCCTCGTGGCACTAACAGGTGGCCTACGGTGGTTGCGGAAATCGCCATCTCGCAAACTAGAGCAAGGTTGCAGCGTGATATCGAGTTATGGCTCGACCCCAGTAGGGGCAACGCCAACATTGCAATCGCCATCAAGGCAAGCAGAACCTAG
- a CDS encoding Aromatic-ring hydroxylase-like has protein sequence MAIPRQKVVVVGAGPVGSLAALYAASRGDEVEVYELRGDLRDPTTVPLNFTKSINLALSERGITSMRHSGRDDLIDNVLHEAIPMHGRMIHGRDRGDLWEAAQAYDVHGRAINAIDRGTLNNSLLDELEKTPNVKLFFNHKLTGADFRTNKAWFERRIPGETPTADDAGIAGRVPEIEVSFDYLIGADGAHSAARFHLMKFARVDYQQEYIDTLWCEFRIPPTEDGDFRISPNHLHIWPGREFMFIALPSADKSFTCTLFAPSSHYNSLETSQQDLHEFFDSHFPGVCPELIEPAALSEQFVENPHLPLISIKCNPHHFNASVVIIGDAAHAVLPFYGQGLNAGLEDVRVLFEELDRHGVYDPNSSVYTRGLKRQAAFQAYTDQRCADTHAINNLSKENYLEMRSGVKSPLYKLRKTIEETVDRYFPFFGWRTQYARVSFSNQRYSEVIEAVQHQSQVLGLGLTGALVAAVAAVSILMWKYPRNFSLVGLVRCSRHLACVGLRSIRKLIHM, from the exons ATGGCCATTCCAAGGCAGAAAGTGGTTGTTGTGGGTGCTGGCCCAGTCGGATCTTTGGCAGCCCTATATGCTGCGTCAAGAGGCGATGAGGTGGAGGTATATGAGCTCCGTGGAG ATCTCCGGGACCCTACGACTGTGCCATTGAACTTTACCAAGTCTATCAACTTGGCACTCTCCGAACGTGGCATTACATCCATGAGACATTCTGGTCGGGATGATTTGATCGACAATGTCCTGCATGAAGCGATCCCCATGCATGGGCGGATGATCCACGGGCGAGACCGTGGAGATCTGTGGGAAGCTGCACAGGCCTATGATGTTCACGGCCGG GCTATTAATGCTATCGACCGAGGAACTCTCAATAACTCCCTCCTAGATGAGCTGGAGAAGACTCCCAATGTCAAGCTATTTTTCAACCACAAGCTGACGGGTGCTGATTTTCGCACCAACAAAGCCTGGTTTGAGCGCAGAATCCCTGGCGAGACACCCACGGCCGATGATGCCGGTATAGCTGGTCGAGTACCGGAGATCGAGGTGTCCTTCGACTACCTCATCGGTGCCGATGGGGCACACTCCGCCGCACGCTTCCACCTGATGAAGTTCGCTCGTGTCGATTACCAACAAGAGTACATCGACACTCTCTGGTGCGAGTTCCGGATTCCACCGACGGAGGATGGAGACTTCCGTATCTCGCCAAACCACCTTCACATCTGGCCTGGACGCGAGTTCATGTTCATAGCGCTACCATCTGCCGATAAATCATTCACATGCACCTTATTCGCACCATCCTCGCACTACAACTCCCTCGAAACCTCGCAACAGGATCTGCATGAATTCTTCGACTCCCATTTCCCCGGTGTATGCCCAGAACTAATCGAGCCCGCGGCATTGAGTGAGCAGTTTGTGGAAAACCCGCACCTCCCACTGATCAGCATCAAGTGCAACCCCCACCACTTCAACGCCAGCGTCGTCATTATTGGCGATGCAGCACACGCAGTCCTGCCATTCTATGGACAGGGACTGAATGCCGGTCTTGAAGATGTCCGGGTCCTCTTCGAGGAACTGGATAGACATGGAGTCTACGACCCAAATTCAAGCGTCTACACACGCGGTCTCAAGCGCCAGGCAGCTTTTCAAGCTTACACAGACCAGCGCTGCGCTGATACGCATGCCATCAACAATCTATCGAAGGAGAATTATCTCGAAATGCGCTCGGGCGTCAAATCGCCGCTCTACAAGCTGCGTAAGACAATCGAAGAAACTGTTGACCGCTATTTTCCGTTCTTTGGCTGGAGAACGCAGTACGCTCGTGTCAGTTTCAGTAACCAGCGGTACTCGGAGGTGATCGAAGCTGTTCAACATCAGAGTCAGGTGCTTGGTCTTGGATTGACTGGGGCTTTagttgctgctgttgctgctgtaTCCATCCTGATGTGGAAATACCCTCGGAATTTCTCGCTAGTAGGGTTGGTTCGGTGCTCGCGGCATCTGGCTTGTGTCGGGTTGAGGTCCATTCGGAAGTTGATTCATATGTAA
- a CDS encoding WD40/YVTN repeat-like-containing domain, with protein sequence MSALLGLGYDSSDDDDATAMPSSVTTATKVVAAPEVNTEDQAHMQMALANASSQALTYNATYDDLMKPSQGPVNPFKPAGPGNGIKRKNVPTGFAEEAAISESTFTAQHRTFQSLGYTRNPTLPDQFIGNLQNAALYGGRDVVQIKPTKSASANWRTKRQKKGDSSIVEGEGAYLGPWAKYQNDQQYDYVEVAEGDQRELRSDEEFVEEEDETLTTTAPMPAMSKDATAYEGDLATQETTEFHGSEQYDYQGRTYMHVPQDLDIDLRKEPGTTKNYVPKKLVQTWKSHTKPITSLRFIPKSGHLLLSSAADGKAKLWDVYHSRELLRTFSGHTKAISDTDFHPSGKTFLTGSYDRQIKLWDTEYGKCLGRFSTGKTPHVVRFNPGEDRSHEFLAGMSDKKIVQFDTRSGELVQEYDHHLAAVNTLTFVDDNRRFISTSDDKSLRAWEYGIPVPIKFIAEPYMFALTRATPHPNGKYVAFQSGDNQIVVYSATDKFRQNRKKRFVGHNTSGYAVDLKISPDGQFLVSGDSGGYVCFWDWKTGKMYHKIQAGGKEGGAVTCLDWHPHESSKVVTGGLDGAIRFWD encoded by the exons ATGTCCGCCTTATTGGGTCTTGGTTATGACTccagcgatgatgatgacgccACAGCTATGCCCTCGTCTGTGACGACCGCGACCAAGGTCGTTGCTGCACCAGAGGTCAATACAGAG GACCAAGCGCACATGCAGATGGCCCTCGCCAACGCCTCATCCCAAGCCCTCACCTACAATGCCACATACGATGATCTTATGAAGCCCTCCCAGGGCCCTGTGAACCCGTTTAAGCCAGCAGGCCCGGGAAACGGTATCAAAAGAAAGAATGTTCCGACAGGATTTGCCGAAGAGGCAGCCATCAGCGAGTCAACATTTACTGCGCAACATCGCACGTTCCAGAGTCTGGGATACACGCGCAATCCGACACTACCGGACCAATTCATCGGAAACCTCCAAAATGCGGCACTATATGGAGGCCGGGATGTTGTGCAAATCAAGCCAACCAAGAGCGCATCCGCAAACTGGCGAACAAAGCGGCAAAAGAAGGGCGACTCCAGTATTGTGGAAGGAGAGGGCGCATACCTGGGACCCTGGGCCAAATACCAAAATGATCAGCAATATGACTATGTGGAGGTTGCCGAAGGAGATCAGCGCGAACTACGTAGCGACGAGGAATTTGtcgaggaggaagacgagACTCTGACTACCACGGCGCCTATGCCGGCCATGAGCAAGGATGCCACCGCCTACGAAGGTGATCTTGCCACGCAAGAAACCACCGAGTTCCACGGATCAGAACAGTACGACTACCAGGGCCGGACATACATGCACGTGCCCCAGGACCTGGATATCGATTTGCGCAAAGAGCCTGGCACCACCAAGAACTACGTACCAAAAAAGCTTGTGCAAACCTGGAAGTCGCACACCAAACCGATCACCTCCCTTCGGTTCATTCCCAAATCTGGCCACTTGCTGCTTTCGTCAGCCGCCGATGGAAAGGCCAAGCTCTGGGATGTGTATCACTCTCGGGAACTCTTGCGGACTTTCTCCGGCCACACCAAGGCAATATCAGACACAGACTTCCACCCATCGGGAAAGACTTTCCTTACCGGTTCATATGACCGACAGATCAAGCTTTGGGATACCGAATACGGCAAGTGCCTTGGCCGGTTTTCCACGGGCAAGACACCGCACGTTGTCCGTTTCAACCCCGGCGAAGATCGCTCACACGAGTTCCTGGCTGGTATGTCCGACAAGAAGATTGTACAGTTTGATACCCGGTCCGGCGAGCTGGTCCAAGAGTATGACCACCATCTGGCAGCGGTCAACACCCTCACTTTTGTCGATGACAACCGCCGCTTCATCTCCACCTCAGACGACAAGTCGCTGCGCGCTTGGGAATACGGCATCCCTGTCCCGATCAAGTTCATCGCAGAGCCATACATGTTCGCGCTCACCCGTGCGACGCCCCATCCGAATGGCAAATATGTCGCTTTCCAGTCAGGCGACAACCAGATTGTCGTCTACAGCGCGACGGACAAATTCCGCCAAAACCGGAAGAAGCGCTTTGTTGGGCATAATACTTCCGGGTACGCTGTCGACCTCAAGATTTCGCCTGATGGCCAGTTCCTTGTTTCCGGTGACAGCGGTGGTTATGTCTGCTTCTGGGACTGGAAGACTGGGAAGATGTACCACAAGATTCAGGCTGGAGGGAAGGAAGGTGGTGCTGTCACTTGTCTGGACTGGCATCCCCATGAGTCCAGTAAAGTTGTCACTGGTGGATTGGATGGTGCTATCAGGTTTTGGGATTAG